One Bacteroidota bacterium genomic window carries:
- a CDS encoding carbohydrate binding family 9 domain-containing protein, translating into MKKSLSLFVLLVFFTHLLAQDSIATSKKATAVRIGKAPRIDGKLDDEAWKNVPICNGFVQFRPLENSKPSYDTEVKIVYDNTAIYIGAFMPDNHPDSILHELGARDAEDLNSDLFYFKVDPYNTRQDGFFFGVWASGVQVDMKWLDPTFNAVWTSAVEINDKGWCVEMKIPYSAIRFPKKDIQQWGLQFNRNIRRFRELTQWVLTPSGSGNPLTYWGNLDGIFNIKTPVRLSLTPYLSGYAESTPYLDHDGTIDQQNSFSYNVGADIKYGIDDRFTLDMTLLPDFGQVQSDSKIKNLGFREVTYNENRSFFKEGTDLFSKNNLFYSRRIGKTPSGFYSVYDQLEKGDSVISNPSSVKLLNATKLSGRTNAGLGIGLFNATTADMYAVVQDSGGNRRKILTEPLTNYSLLVLDQQLKNNSSIYFINTTCVRDKTFNDSNVSGAGITLFNSKNSYAIDGFGIVSQKLSKVPGESELYTDLIGYNYFFGARKSSGKIQFGASRQVRSSGIYTSDIGFQSIPNVVSNRLYIDQYQFKPNRIIREGNHSISADYATHFVTKKTTNFEINYSGFASLLNYTAIFGGLGINPRVNLDYNEPRVEGRYAKTLRYYYGYIGFSTDYRKPIAIDLTQNMSNFIDQFKMEGYNTDVSIRYRASNKLNLKYSFSFYYDPFNVGYVAVDSLNEIIYGGRKLHTYINLLSANYLFTENMRISLVGRHYWNTGVYRKFFAIMDDGSYDPNYDYSNNHDFSYNAFNIDLVYTWIFSPGSQLTFAYKNSIEDETIFSNSKFGKNFSTTLNAPQTNSLSLKLLYFLDYLYLKRKNS; encoded by the coding sequence GTGAAAAAGTCTTTATCCTTATTCGTTTTGCTTGTGTTTTTTACTCATTTGCTTGCGCAGGATAGTATTGCTACTTCAAAAAAAGCAACAGCTGTACGCATTGGTAAAGCTCCGCGCATCGATGGAAAACTGGATGATGAAGCATGGAAAAATGTACCCATTTGTAATGGATTTGTACAATTCAGGCCCCTCGAAAATTCAAAACCCAGTTATGATACTGAAGTAAAAATAGTTTACGACAATACTGCGATTTACATTGGTGCATTTATGCCCGATAATCATCCCGACAGTATTTTACATGAACTTGGCGCACGAGATGCAGAAGATTTAAACTCCGATTTGTTTTACTTCAAAGTAGATCCCTACAACACACGTCAGGATGGATTTTTTTTTGGTGTTTGGGCTTCGGGAGTACAAGTGGACATGAAATGGCTTGATCCAACTTTTAATGCTGTTTGGACAAGTGCTGTTGAGATCAATGATAAGGGTTGGTGCGTAGAAATGAAAATTCCCTATTCGGCCATTCGATTTCCTAAGAAAGATATTCAGCAATGGGGACTTCAGTTTAATCGGAATATACGGCGCTTCCGGGAGCTTACGCAATGGGTACTTACTCCAAGTGGTTCAGGAAACCCGCTTACGTATTGGGGAAATTTAGATGGTATCTTTAATATAAAAACTCCTGTGAGGCTTTCATTAACGCCCTATTTATCGGGCTATGCTGAATCTACTCCCTATCTAGATCATGATGGAACCATTGATCAGCAAAATTCATTTTCATACAATGTTGGAGCTGATATCAAATATGGAATTGACGATAGATTTACTTTGGACATGACCCTTTTGCCCGATTTTGGACAGGTACAGAGCGATAGCAAAATAAAAAATTTAGGCTTTCGAGAAGTAACCTATAACGAAAACCGCAGTTTTTTCAAGGAAGGAACTGATCTCTTTTCGAAAAATAATTTGTTTTACTCGCGCCGAATCGGAAAAACTCCCTCAGGTTTTTATAGTGTTTATGACCAGCTCGAAAAAGGTGACAGTGTCATTTCAAATCCAAGTAGTGTAAAATTACTTAATGCTACCAAGCTTTCAGGTCGTACGAACGCGGGCTTGGGCATTGGTTTGTTTAATGCCACAACTGCCGATATGTATGCTGTAGTGCAGGATAGTGGTGGAAATCGACGAAAAATATTAACTGAACCCTTAACCAATTATTCCTTATTAGTTCTTGATCAACAGCTAAAAAACAACTCTTCTATTTATTTCATTAACACTACTTGTGTACGCGATAAAACATTTAACGATTCAAATGTATCCGGTGCCGGAATCACTTTGTTTAACAGCAAAAATTCCTACGCAATTGATGGGTTTGGAATTGTGAGTCAAAAGCTTTCAAAAGTACCAGGTGAAAGTGAGTTATATACTGACTTAATTGGATATAATTATTTTTTTGGAGCTCGTAAAAGCAGTGGAAAAATTCAATTTGGAGCAAGCCGTCAGGTTCGCAGTAGCGGTATTTACACGAGTGATATTGGCTTTCAAAGCATTCCAAATGTTGTTAGTAACCGCTTGTATATTGATCAATATCAATTTAAACCCAATCGAATAATTCGTGAAGGTAACCACTCAATAAGTGCAGACTATGCAACTCATTTTGTTACAAAAAAGACAACAAATTTTGAAATTAATTATTCAGGATTCGCTTCACTGCTTAACTATACAGCAATTTTTGGTGGCTTGGGAATTAATCCTCGAGTAAACCTCGATTACAACGAACCACGTGTTGAAGGGCGCTACGCAAAAACACTTCGATACTATTATGGATACATCGGCTTTAGCACCGATTACCGAAAGCCAATTGCGATTGACCTCACTCAAAATATGAGCAATTTTATTGATCAATTTAAAATGGAAGGTTACAATACCGATGTGAGTATTCGTTACCGTGCTTCAAATAAATTGAACCTTAAATACTCGTTCAGTTTTTATTACGATCCGTTTAATGTTGGATATGTTGCTGTGGATAGTTTAAATGAAATAATTTATGGTGGAAGAAAGTTGCATACTTATATCAATCTACTTTCAGCAAACTACCTCTTTACCGAAAACATGCGTATTAGTCTTGTAGGTCGCCATTACTGGAATACAGGCGTTTATCGAAAGTTTTTTGCTATTATGGACGATGGAAGTTACGACCCGAACTATGACTATTCAAACAACCATGATTTTAGTTACAATGCCTTTAATATTGATTTAGTGTATACCTGGATTTTTTCGCCGGGAAGTCAATTAACATTTGCTTACAAAAACTCCATTGAAGATGAAACGATATTTTCAAACAGTAAGTTTGGGAAAAACTTTAGCACCACTCTGAATGCCCCACAAACCAATAGTTTGTCGTTGAAACTGCTCTACTTTTTAGATTATTTGTATTTGAAAAGGAAAAATTCTTAG